One Thalassotalea atypica DNA window includes the following coding sequences:
- the ssb gene encoding single-stranded DNA-binding protein, producing MASRGINKVIIVGNIGQDPEVRFMPNGGAVANFTVATSETWKDKQSGEQKEKTEWHRIVMYQRLAEIAGEYLKKGSKVYLEGRLQTRKWQNQQGADQYTTEIIANDMQMLDSRGQGQGGGGFQAQQSGGFNQQNTAQSGGFNQQPAQQQGGFRQQPAQAAPQQQGGFNKPAQAAPQQQGGFNQQPVQQGGFNQQPAQQQGGFNQQPAQQNAPKVNPQEPTIDFDDDIPF from the coding sequence ATGGCCAGTCGTGGTATTAATAAAGTCATCATCGTCGGTAATATTGGGCAAGACCCAGAAGTTCGTTTTATGCCAAATGGTGGGGCAGTAGCTAATTTTACAGTTGCGACATCAGAAACATGGAAAGACAAACAAAGCGGTGAGCAAAAAGAGAAAACTGAATGGCACCGTATAGTAATGTATCAACGCCTTGCAGAGATTGCAGGTGAATATCTTAAAAAAGGCTCTAAAGTGTATTTAGAGGGTCGTTTACAAACTCGTAAATGGCAAAACCAGCAAGGTGCTGATCAGTACACGACAGAAATTATTGCCAATGACATGCAAATGTTAGACTCACGCGGTCAAGGCCAAGGCGGTGGTGGTTTCCAAGCACAGCAAAGTGGTGGTTTCAACCAGCAAAACACGGCTCAATCAGGTGGTTTTAACCAACAACCTGCACAGCAGCAAGGGGGCTTTAGACAGCAACCTGCGCAAGCAGCACCGCAACAACAAGGTGGTTTCAACAAACCAGCACAAGCAGCACCACAGCAGCAAGGTGGCTTTAATCAGCAACCTGTGCAACAAGGTGGATTTAATCAACAACCTGCCCAGCAACAAGGTGGCTTTAACCAACAACCTGCCCAGCAAAATGCACCTAAAGTGAACCCGCAAGAGCCAACTATCGACTTCGATGACGATATTCCGTTCTAG